The Streptomyces sp. Mut1 genome window below encodes:
- a CDS encoding FadR/GntR family transcriptional regulator has translation MMTTARSADSGLAGPGELDRYPYAEAPAGERAAVRSWDGPDSELGRVGRRGSASRGRGLHGQLVQQLGQMIVSGDLGADRPLVPEEIGQRFEVSRTVVRESLRVLEAKGLVSARPNVGTRVRPVSDWNLLDPDIIEWRAFGPQRDDQRRELGDLRWTIEPLAARLAAGHGREDLQQRLVDMVEIMGHALGQGDMITCARADAEFHSLLIQAAGNRMLEHLSGIVSAALQVSGGPATACDRPSDASVALHARIVEALASGDSAGAEASMRQLLVGHHEVERVVPAPREH, from the coding sequence ATGATGACCACCGCCCGCTCCGCCGATTCCGGCCTCGCCGGACCGGGTGAACTCGACCGTTACCCCTACGCGGAGGCGCCGGCCGGCGAGCGCGCCGCCGTGCGTTCCTGGGACGGTCCTGATTCCGAGCTCGGCCGGGTGGGCCGACGGGGGTCGGCCAGCCGTGGCCGCGGGCTGCACGGCCAACTTGTTCAGCAGCTGGGACAGATGATCGTCTCCGGCGACCTCGGTGCGGACCGCCCGCTGGTGCCGGAGGAGATCGGCCAGCGTTTCGAGGTTTCCAGGACCGTCGTGCGGGAATCGCTCCGCGTGCTTGAGGCCAAGGGGCTGGTCAGCGCCCGCCCCAACGTGGGCACGCGGGTGAGGCCCGTCAGTGACTGGAATCTGCTCGATCCCGACATCATCGAATGGCGTGCCTTCGGTCCGCAGCGCGACGACCAGCGTCGCGAGCTGGGTGATCTTCGCTGGACGATCGAACCGCTCGCCGCTCGCCTGGCCGCCGGACACGGGCGTGAGGATCTTCAGCAGCGTCTTGTTGACATGGTCGAGATCATGGGGCACGCGCTCGGGCAGGGCGACATGATCACGTGTGCCCGAGCCGACGCGGAGTTCCACTCCCTGCTCATCCAGGCCGCGGGCAACCGCATGCTGGAGCACCTTTCCGGAATCGTCTCCGCCGCACTGCAGGTCTCCGGAGGACCGGCCACCGCCTGTGACCGGCCCAGTGACGCTTCCGTCGCCCTGCACGCGCGCATCGTCGAGGCCCTCGCGTCCGGCGACTCCGCGGGCGCCGAGGCGTCCATGCGCCAGCTGCTGGTGGGCCACCACGAGGTGGAGCGAGTGGTGCCGGCGCCCCGCGAGCACTGA
- a CDS encoding DUF7455 domain-containing protein, with the protein MTTVLTPASPLTAADRCDRCGAQAYLRVVLISGGELLFCAHHGRKFEPELKKIAAEIQDETDRLTAVQAQAAEEEQH; encoded by the coding sequence GTGACTACTGTTCTGACCCCCGCGAGCCCGCTGACCGCAGCAGACCGCTGTGACCGTTGCGGCGCCCAGGCCTACCTGCGCGTCGTGCTCATCAGTGGCGGTGAACTGCTCTTCTGCGCCCACCACGGTCGCAAGTTCGAGCCGGAACTCAAGAAGATCGCCGCGGAAATACAGGATGAGACGGACCGACTGACGGCCGTGCAGGCCCAAGCCGCCGAAGAGGAACAACACTGA
- a CDS encoding S1 family peptidase translates to MSRTVVRTMTGALALAAATAVIPLVSPATAVADSIIIGGTPAHVADSPWVVALSSRDRFGGTRAGQFCGGVVVEPKKVLTAAHCLSREALGTDVGQVSDLRIISGRDELNGTGGKEIPVSGTWVNPGFDAATNGGDVAVLTLSEALPEQDTIPMAESGDSAYRAGTAATVYGWGDTTGYGDYASSLRSAGVSIMPDSSCEQAYPGGRTGAYDASSMLCAGEPEGGYDACQGDSGGPLVAQGRLVGLVSWGNGCGRAGSPGVYTRISAAIGWMTAAD, encoded by the coding sequence ATGTCCCGCACCGTCGTCCGCACCATGACCGGGGCGCTCGCCCTTGCCGCCGCCACGGCCGTGATACCGCTGGTGTCCCCCGCCACAGCGGTTGCGGACAGCATCATCATCGGGGGCACGCCCGCGCACGTCGCGGACAGCCCGTGGGTGGTGGCTCTCTCCAGCCGTGACCGGTTCGGGGGTACCCGGGCCGGTCAGTTCTGCGGCGGTGTCGTGGTGGAACCGAAGAAGGTGCTCACGGCCGCGCACTGCCTGAGCCGGGAGGCGCTGGGCACCGATGTGGGCCAGGTGAGTGACCTGCGGATCATTTCCGGCCGCGACGAGCTCAACGGCACGGGCGGCAAGGAGATCCCGGTGAGCGGGACGTGGGTCAACCCGGGGTTCGACGCCGCGACCAACGGCGGGGACGTCGCGGTGCTGACCCTCTCCGAGGCGCTGCCCGAGCAGGACACGATCCCCATGGCCGAGAGCGGTGACTCCGCGTACCGGGCGGGTACCGCTGCGACCGTCTACGGCTGGGGTGACACGACCGGGTACGGCGACTACGCGTCGTCACTCAGGTCCGCCGGGGTGAGCATCATGCCCGACAGCTCCTGCGAACAGGCCTACCCGGGCGGCAGGACCGGCGCGTACGACGCCTCGTCCATGCTCTGCGCCGGCGAACCCGAGGGCGGGTACGACGCCTGCCAGGGCGACAGCGGAGGCCCTCTGGTGGCCCAGGGTCGGCTTGTCGGGCTGGTTTCCTGGGGGAACGGCTGCGGCCGCGCCGGGAGCCCCGGCGTCTACACGCGGATCTCGGCCGCCATCGGCTGGATGACGGCCGCCGACTGA
- a CDS encoding RNA polymerase sigma factor — MSASTSRTLPPEIAESESVMALIERGKADGQIAGDDVRRAFEADQIPPTQWKNVLRSLNQILEEEGVTLMVSAAEPSKRARKSVAAKSPVKRTATKTVAAKTTVTRTVAAPAAPSAQAADPAEEAPAAAPAKKAAAKKTAAKKTAVKKTAAKKTASKKAGKQDEEILDGDDVVEEVKAGKGEEEEGEGENKGFVLSDDDEDDAPAQQVAVAGATADPVKDYLKQIGKVPLLNAEQEVELAKRIEAGLFAEDKLANADKLAPKLKRELEIIAEDGRRAKNHLLEANLRLVVSLAKRYTGRGMLFLDLIQEGNLGLIRAVEKFDYTKGYKFSTYATWWIRQAITRAMADQARTIRIPVHMVEVINKLARVQRQMLQDLGREPTPEELAKELDMTPEKVIEVQKYGREPISLHTPLGEDGDSEFGDLIEDSEAVVPADAVSFTLLQEQLHSVLDTLSEREAGVVSMRFGLTDGQPKTLDEIGKVYGVTRERIRQIESKTMSKLRHPSRSQVLRDYLD, encoded by the coding sequence GTGTCGGCCAGCACATCCCGTACGCTCCCGCCGGAGATCGCCGAGTCCGAATCTGTGATGGCGCTCATCGAGCGGGGAAAGGCTGATGGGCAGATCGCCGGCGATGACGTGCGTCGGGCCTTCGAGGCTGACCAGATTCCGCCAACCCAGTGGAAGAACGTTCTGCGCAGCCTCAACCAGATCCTCGAGGAAGAGGGTGTGACGCTGATGGTCAGTGCCGCGGAGCCGTCGAAGCGCGCCCGCAAGAGCGTTGCAGCGAAGAGCCCGGTCAAGCGCACCGCCACCAAGACCGTCGCGGCCAAGACGACGGTGACGCGGACGGTCGCGGCGCCCGCCGCCCCGTCCGCCCAGGCCGCGGACCCGGCCGAGGAAGCCCCCGCAGCCGCGCCCGCGAAGAAGGCGGCGGCCAAGAAGACGGCGGCCAAGAAGACCGCCGTGAAGAAGACGGCGGCCAAGAAGACGGCCTCGAAGAAGGCCGGCAAGCAGGACGAGGAGATTCTCGACGGCGATGACGTCGTCGAGGAGGTCAAGGCCGGCAAGGGCGAGGAAGAGGAGGGCGAGGGCGAGAACAAGGGCTTCGTCCTCTCCGACGACGACGAGGACGACGCGCCCGCGCAGCAGGTCGCCGTCGCCGGCGCCACGGCCGACCCGGTCAAGGACTACCTGAAGCAGATCGGCAAGGTTCCCCTCCTCAACGCCGAGCAGGAGGTCGAGCTCGCCAAGCGCATCGAGGCGGGTCTGTTCGCCGAGGACAAGCTGGCGAACGCCGACAAGCTCGCTCCCAAGCTCAAGCGCGAGCTGGAGATCATCGCCGAGGACGGCCGCCGGGCCAAGAACCACCTGCTGGAGGCCAACCTCCGCCTCGTGGTCTCTCTGGCCAAGCGCTACACCGGTCGCGGCATGCTCTTCCTGGACCTGATCCAGGAGGGCAACCTCGGTCTGATCCGCGCGGTCGAGAAGTTCGACTACACCAAGGGCTACAAGTTCTCCACGTACGCCACCTGGTGGATCCGTCAGGCGATCACCCGCGCCATGGCCGACCAGGCCCGCACCATCCGTATCCCGGTGCACATGGTCGAGGTCATCAACAAGCTCGCGCGCGTCCAGCGCCAGATGCTCCAGGACCTGGGCCGCGAGCCCACCCCGGAGGAGTTGGCCAAGGAACTCGACATGACCCCCGAGAAGGTCATCGAGGTCCAGAAGTACGGGCGCGAGCCCATCTCCCTGCACACCCCGCTGGGTGAGGACGGGGACAGCGAGTTCGGCGACCTGATCGAGGACTCCGAGGCGGTCGTACCGGCCGACGCGGTGAGCTTCACGCTCCTCCAGGAGCAGCTGCACTCGGTTCTCGACACCTTGTCCGAGCGTGAGGCGGGCGTGGTCTCCATGCGCTTCGGCCTCACCGACGGGCAGCCGAAGACGCTGGACGAGATCGGCAAGGTCTACGGCGTGACGCGCGAGCGCATCCGTCAGATCGAGTCGAAGACGATGTCGAAGCTCCGCCACCCGTCGCGGTCGCAGGTCCTGCGGGACTACCTCGACTAG